In Serratia marcescens subsp. marcescens ATCC 13880, a single genomic region encodes these proteins:
- the uxaC gene encoding glucuronate isomerase, protein MATFLSEDFLLDSEFARRLYHDYAAPQPIFDYHCHLPPQQIAENTRFSNLYDIWLRGDHYKWRAMRTNGVAERLCTGDAGDREKFDAWAATVPHTIGNPLYHWTHLELRRPFGITGTLLSPATADEIWQRGNALLAQDAFRARGIMQQMNVKMVGTTDDPIDDLRHHRAIADDRGFDIKVLPSWRPDKAFTIDAPGFNDYLRQLEAAADTAIGRFSTLCDALYKRMDHFAAHGCKVADHALDVVVFGEADEATLDAILLRRLNGELPTPEQSAQFKSAVLLFLAGEYRRRGWVQQYHIGALRNNNSRMLAAVGPDIGFDSINDRPLAEPLSRLLDAQARQGGLPKTILYCLNPRDNEVIGTMIGNFQGEGTPGKMQFGSGWWFNDQKDGMQRQMTQLAQLGLLSRFVGMLTDSRSFLSYTRHEYFRRILCQMIGRWVADGEAPADIALLGEMVKNICFDNAKNYFAIELA, encoded by the coding sequence ATGGCGACGTTTTTGAGCGAAGATTTCCTGCTGGACAGCGAATTTGCCCGGCGCTTGTATCACGATTATGCGGCGCCGCAGCCGATTTTCGATTATCACTGCCATTTGCCGCCGCAGCAGATCGCGGAGAATACCCGCTTCAGCAACCTGTACGATATCTGGCTGCGGGGCGATCACTACAAATGGCGGGCGATGCGCACTAACGGCGTGGCGGAGCGGTTATGCACCGGCGATGCGGGCGATCGCGAGAAATTCGACGCCTGGGCCGCCACGGTGCCGCATACCATCGGCAACCCGCTCTATCACTGGACGCATCTGGAGCTGCGTCGGCCGTTCGGCATCACCGGCACGCTGCTGTCGCCGGCCACGGCGGATGAGATCTGGCAGCGCGGTAATGCGCTATTGGCGCAGGATGCGTTTCGCGCGCGCGGCATCATGCAGCAGATGAACGTGAAAATGGTCGGCACCACCGACGATCCGATCGACGATCTGCGCCACCATCGGGCGATCGCCGACGATCGTGGCTTCGATATCAAGGTATTGCCGAGCTGGCGGCCGGACAAGGCTTTCACCATCGATGCGCCCGGCTTCAACGACTATCTGCGGCAGTTGGAGGCGGCGGCGGACACCGCCATCGGCCGCTTCAGCACGCTGTGCGACGCGCTGTACAAGCGCATGGATCACTTCGCCGCCCACGGTTGCAAGGTGGCCGATCATGCGCTGGACGTGGTGGTGTTCGGCGAGGCCGATGAAGCGACGTTGGATGCGATCCTGCTGCGCCGCCTGAACGGCGAGCTGCCGACGCCGGAACAGAGCGCCCAGTTCAAAAGCGCGGTGCTGCTGTTCCTGGCCGGCGAATACCGGCGCCGCGGCTGGGTGCAACAGTATCACATCGGCGCGCTGCGCAATAACAACAGCCGCATGCTGGCCGCCGTCGGGCCGGATATCGGCTTCGACTCGATCAACGATCGGCCGCTGGCGGAACCGCTGTCGCGGCTGCTGGATGCCCAGGCGCGGCAGGGGGGCCTGCCGAAAACCATTCTCTACTGCCTCAACCCGCGCGATAACGAAGTGATCGGCACCATGATCGGCAATTTCCAGGGGGAAGGCACGCCGGGCAAGATGCAGTTCGGCTCCGGCTGGTGGTTCAACGATCAGAAGGACGGCATGCAGCGCCAAATGACGCAGCTGGCGCAGCTCGGGCTGCTGAGCCGCTTCGTCGGCATGCTGACCGACAGTCGCAGCTTCCTGTCGTATACGCGCCATGAATACTTCCGCCGTATCCTTTGCCAGATGATCGGTCGTTGGGTGGCGGACGGCGAAGCGCCGGCGGATATCGCGCTGCTGGGCGAGATGGTGAAAAACATCTGCTTCGACAACGCCAAAAACTATTTCGCCATTGAACTGGCGTAG
- a CDS encoding LysR family transcriptional regulator, translating into MARDRALTLEALRVMDAIDRRGSFAAAADELGRVPSALSYTMQKLEEELDVVLFDRSGHRTKFTNVGRMLLERGRVLLEAADKLTTDAEALARGWETHLTIVSEALSPPSLLFPLVDKLALKANTQVSIFTEVLAGAWERLEQGRADIVIAPDMHFRASSEINTRKLYKVMSVYVAAPDHPIHQEPEPLSEVTRVKYRGIAVADTARERPVLTVQLLDKQQRLTVSTIEDKRLALLAGLGVATMPYPMVEKDIEAGRLRVVGPEYSREADIIMAWRRDSMGEAKAWFLREIPRLFAQR; encoded by the coding sequence ATGGCCAGAGATCGGGCGCTCACGCTTGAGGCGCTGAGAGTGATGGATGCGATCGACCGGCGTGGCAGTTTCGCCGCGGCCGCCGACGAATTGGGCCGGGTGCCGTCGGCGCTCAGCTACACCATGCAAAAATTGGAAGAAGAATTGGACGTGGTGCTGTTCGACCGTTCGGGCCACCGCACCAAGTTCACCAACGTCGGGCGCATGTTGCTGGAGCGCGGGCGGGTGCTGCTGGAGGCGGCCGATAAGCTGACCACCGACGCCGAGGCGCTGGCGCGCGGTTGGGAAACCCACCTGACCATCGTCAGTGAAGCGCTGTCGCCGCCGAGCCTGCTGTTCCCGCTGGTGGACAAGCTGGCGCTGAAGGCCAATACCCAGGTGTCGATTTTCACCGAAGTGCTGGCGGGCGCCTGGGAGCGGCTGGAACAGGGGCGCGCCGACATTGTGATCGCGCCGGACATGCATTTTCGCGCGTCGTCGGAGATCAACACCCGCAAACTGTACAAGGTCATGAGCGTTTATGTCGCCGCGCCGGATCATCCTATCCACCAGGAGCCGGAACCGTTGTCCGAGGTGACCCGCGTGAAATACCGCGGCATCGCGGTGGCGGATACCGCTCGCGAGCGCCCGGTGTTGACCGTACAGCTGCTGGACAAGCAACAGCGCCTGACGGTGAGCACCATTGAAGACAAACGTCTGGCGCTGCTGGCCGGGTTGGGGGTGGCGACCATGCCGTATCCGATGGTGGAGAAAGATATCGAAGCCGGCCGGCTGCGCGTGGTGGGGCCGGAATACAGCCGCGAAGCCGACATCATCATGGCCTGGCGGCGCGACAGCATGGGGGAGGCGAAGGCCTGGTTCCTGCGCGAAATTCCGCGCCTGTTCGCGCAACGTTAA
- a CDS encoding MFS transporter, with protein sequence MRKIKGLRWYMIGLVTIGTVLGYLTRNAIAVAAPTLEDTLHITTQQYSYIVAAYSACYTVMQPVAGYVLDVLGTKVGYAMFAILWALFCMGTALANSWGGLALARGAVGMAEAAMIPAGLKASSEWFPAKERSIAVGYFNVGSSIGGMIAPPLVVWAIVAHSWEMAFIITGVLSLIWAICWLLFYKHPKDQKKLSQEERRYILEGQEAQHQTSNAKKMSAWQIVRNRQFWGIALPRFLAEPAWGTFNAWIPLFMFKAYGFNLKEIAMFAWMPMLFADLGCIVGGYLPPLFQKYFKVNLIVSRKLVVTMGAVLMIGPGMIGLFTSPYAAIALLCVGGFAHQALSGALITLSSDVFGRNEVATANGLTGMAAWTASTLFALVVGALADTLGFSPLFAALSVFDILGAIVIWTVLQNRPAAETQPATLQPAPARS encoded by the coding sequence ATGCGTAAAATTAAAGGGTTACGCTGGTACATGATCGGACTGGTGACCATCGGCACCGTGCTGGGCTACCTGACCCGCAACGCCATCGCCGTCGCGGCGCCGACGCTGGAAGATACGCTGCACATCACCACCCAACAGTATTCCTATATCGTCGCCGCCTATTCCGCCTGCTACACCGTGATGCAACCGGTGGCGGGCTACGTGCTGGACGTGCTGGGCACCAAGGTCGGTTACGCCATGTTCGCCATTCTGTGGGCGCTGTTCTGCATGGGCACCGCGCTGGCCAACAGCTGGGGCGGCCTGGCGCTGGCGCGCGGCGCGGTCGGCATGGCCGAGGCGGCGATGATCCCCGCCGGGCTGAAGGCCAGCAGCGAGTGGTTTCCGGCCAAAGAGCGTTCGATCGCCGTCGGTTATTTCAATGTGGGTTCATCGATCGGCGGCATGATCGCCCCGCCGCTGGTGGTATGGGCCATCGTGGCGCACAGTTGGGAAATGGCGTTCATCATCACCGGCGTGCTGAGCCTGATCTGGGCCATTTGTTGGCTGCTGTTCTACAAGCACCCGAAAGATCAGAAGAAACTGAGCCAGGAAGAGCGCCGTTACATCCTCGAAGGCCAGGAAGCGCAGCACCAGACCTCTAACGCCAAAAAGATGTCCGCCTGGCAGATCGTGCGCAACCGCCAGTTCTGGGGCATCGCGCTGCCGCGCTTTCTGGCGGAACCGGCCTGGGGCACCTTCAACGCCTGGATCCCGCTGTTCATGTTCAAGGCCTACGGTTTTAATCTGAAAGAGATTGCCATGTTCGCCTGGATGCCGATGCTGTTCGCCGATCTCGGCTGCATCGTCGGCGGCTACCTGCCGCCGCTGTTCCAGAAGTATTTCAAGGTTAATCTGATCGTCTCACGCAAGCTGGTGGTGACGATGGGAGCGGTGTTGATGATCGGCCCCGGCATGATCGGCCTGTTCACCAGCCCTTACGCGGCTATCGCGCTGCTGTGCGTCGGCGGCTTCGCCCATCAGGCGCTGTCCGGCGCGTTGATTACCCTCTCTTCCGACGTATTCGGCCGCAATGAGGTGGCGACCGCCAACGGGTTGACCGGCATGGCGGCCTGGACAGCCAGCACGCTGTTCGCCCTGGTGGTCGGCGCCCTGGCGGACACCCTCGGCTTCAGCCCGCTGTTCGCCGCGCTGTCGGTCTTCGACATTCTCGGCGCCATCGTCATCTGGACGGTGTTGCAAAACCGCCCGGCCGCCGAAACGCAACCGGCCACGCTGCAGCCTGCCCCGGCGCGCAGCTGA
- a CDS encoding phage holin family protein, producing MAEQPQVRAQGPAKGVLDIGQRIITILVGMVETRVRLAVVELEEEKANLIQLLIMAGMTLLFTAFGLMSLLILIFWAIDPVYRLVALGATTGVLLFLAVVGTIWTLVKARRTTLLGATRKQLELDRAELEREP from the coding sequence ATGGCTGAACAACCGCAAGTTCGCGCGCAGGGCCCCGCCAAAGGGGTCCTGGATATCGGTCAGCGCATCATCACGATCCTGGTCGGCATGGTGGAAACCCGTGTCCGGCTGGCGGTAGTCGAGCTGGAAGAGGAGAAAGCCAACCTCATTCAGCTGCTGATCATGGCCGGCATGACGCTGCTGTTCACCGCCTTCGGTTTGATGAGCCTGCTGATCCTGATCTTCTGGGCCATCGATCCGGTCTACCGGCTGGTGGCGCTGGGCGCAACAACCGGCGTGCTGCTGTTCCTGGCCGTGGTCGGCACCATCTGGACGCTGGTCAAGGCTCGTCGCACCACGCTGCTGGGCGCCACGCGCAAGCAGTTGGAACTCGACCGCGCCGAACTGGAGCGCGAACCATGA
- a CDS encoding YqjK-like family protein: MSRRRYLEWKKERLIRQIQQQRLDLAEHKSLWLEKTERIDRGWQTVFGLRRYLVLGSSVMALYGIRHPSKMIRWSRRAFGAWSAIRLFKKTFSSK, encoded by the coding sequence ATGAGCCGCCGCCGCTACCTGGAATGGAAAAAAGAGAGGCTGATTCGCCAGATCCAGCAACAGCGTCTGGATCTGGCCGAACACAAGTCTTTGTGGCTGGAAAAGACCGAACGCATTGACCGCGGCTGGCAGACAGTGTTTGGCCTGCGCCGCTATCTGGTACTCGGTTCCAGCGTCATGGCGCTGTACGGCATCCGCCACCCCAGCAAGATGATCCGCTGGTCGCGTCGTGCTTTCGGCGCCTGGAGCGCTATTCGACTGTTTAAAAAGACGTTTTCCTCCAAGTAA
- a CDS encoding DUF1090 domain-containing protein, with product MKLRHSLLLLLPLCTLPALASAAEGGCAAKAQDIQQQIDYATQHGNTHRVDGLKKALSEVQTHCTEAGLQAERQKNIAEKQRKVDERRQELKETQQTGKLDKVAKKQQKLAEAQAELKRAQAE from the coding sequence ATGAAATTACGCCACTCCCTGTTACTGCTGTTGCCACTCTGCACGCTGCCGGCCCTCGCTTCGGCCGCAGAGGGCGGCTGCGCCGCCAAAGCGCAAGACATCCAACAGCAAATCGACTACGCCACCCAACACGGCAACACCCACCGCGTGGACGGGCTGAAAAAAGCGCTGAGCGAAGTGCAGACTCACTGCACCGAAGCCGGCCTGCAGGCCGAACGCCAAAAAAATATCGCGGAGAAGCAGCGCAAGGTCGACGAGCGCCGGCAGGAGCTGAAAGAAACGCAGCAAACCGGCAAGCTGGACAAGGTCGCCAAGAAGCAGCAAAAGCTGGCGGAAGCGCAAGCTGAGTTGAAACGCGCCCAGGCGGAATAA
- the exuR gene encoding transcriptional regulator ExuR encodes MEFTETRRLYQQLAAELKQRIESGRYPVGDKLPAERYIAEEMNVSRTVVREAIIMLEVEGYVDVRKGSGIHVVSNQQKHLVVPGDSIEFATAGPFELLQARQLIESNIAEFAATQVTKQDIVQLMEIQEHARKEDRFRDSQWDLKFHVQVALATQNTAMATIVEKMWVQRVNNPYWKKLHEHIDERSIASWCDDHDQILKALMRKDPYAAKLAMWQHLENTKQMLFNATSDDFEYNADRYLFAENPVVHLDGVNHEPK; translated from the coding sequence ATGGAATTCACCGAAACCAGACGCCTGTATCAGCAACTGGCCGCCGAGCTCAAGCAACGCATCGAAAGCGGCCGCTACCCGGTAGGCGACAAGCTGCCGGCCGAGCGATACATCGCCGAAGAGATGAATGTCAGCCGCACCGTGGTGCGCGAAGCGATCATCATGCTGGAGGTGGAAGGCTATGTGGACGTGCGCAAAGGATCCGGGATCCACGTGGTGTCCAACCAGCAAAAGCACCTGGTGGTGCCGGGCGACAGCATCGAGTTCGCCACCGCCGGCCCGTTTGAGCTGCTGCAGGCGCGCCAGCTGATAGAAAGCAACATCGCCGAATTCGCCGCCACCCAGGTGACCAAACAAGATATCGTGCAGTTGATGGAGATCCAGGAGCACGCCCGTAAAGAGGATCGCTTCCGCGACTCGCAGTGGGATCTGAAGTTCCACGTGCAGGTGGCGCTGGCCACCCAGAACACCGCCATGGCCACCATCGTGGAAAAAATGTGGGTGCAGCGGGTCAACAACCCTTACTGGAAAAAACTGCATGAACATATCGACGAACGCTCGATCGCCAGCTGGTGCGACGATCACGATCAGATCCTCAAAGCGCTGATGCGCAAAGACCCTTACGCCGCCAAACTGGCGATGTGGCAGCACCTGGAAAACACCAAACAGATGCTGTTCAACGCCACCAGCGACGACTTCGAATACAACGCCGATCGCTACCTGTTCGCCGAGAATCCGGTGGTGCATCTGGATGGCGTGAACCACGAGCCGAAATAG
- the mzrA gene encoding EnvZ/OmpR regulon moderator MzrA yields MIALALLALATLLVPCMVRTESELRIRASQQGLSLPDGFYVYQRLDERGIRIKSITPEGDGLVIRLDSPEQQLLAREALQTILPPGYHIALSESPVPSHWVREFARSPLNLG; encoded by the coding sequence ATGATCGCGCTCGCCCTGCTGGCGTTGGCGACGCTGTTGGTGCCCTGTATGGTGCGCACCGAGAGCGAGCTGCGCATCCGCGCCAGCCAGCAAGGGCTGTCGCTGCCCGACGGCTTTTATGTCTACCAGCGCCTGGATGAACGCGGCATCCGCATCAAAAGCATTACGCCGGAAGGCGATGGCCTGGTCATCCGTCTGGATTCGCCGGAGCAGCAATTGCTGGCGCGCGAAGCGTTGCAAACCATTCTGCCACCCGGTTACCACATCGCATTGAGCGAGTCCCCCGTGCCGTCGCATTGGGTGCGCGAATTTGCGCGCTCCCCGCTCAATCTGGGATAA
- a CDS encoding UxaA family hydrolase: MQSTIKIHEQDNVAVALRDLAAGECVELEGAVIQLAQPVARGHKFALGPIAEGEDIIKYGQPIGHALAAIAPGEHIHSQNVKTNLSDLDSYRYQPQFPTLPPQAADREVQLYRRAGGEVGIRNELWIVPTVGCVNGIARQIQQRFLQQTQADGIDGVHLFSHPFGCSQLGQDHANTRIMLQNLARHPNAGAVLVIGLGCENNQVDAFRATLGIEDERRLRFMVCQQQDDEVEAGLALLHELYREMRHDRREPGRLSELKFGLECGGSDGLSGITANPLLGRFSDYAIANGGTTVLTEVPEMFGAERILMSRCRDGETFGKTVDMINDFKRYFIAHQQPIYENPSPGNKAGGITTLEEKSLGCTQKAGLSQVVDVLKYGERLRVPGLNLLSAPGNDAVATSALAGAGCHMVLFSTGRGTPYGGFVPTVKLATNSELAAKKPHWIDFDAGGLVHGVAMETLLSRFIDLIVEIANGRPARNETNDFRELAIFKSGVTL; the protein is encoded by the coding sequence ATGCAAAGTACGATAAAGATTCATGAGCAGGATAACGTGGCGGTGGCGCTGCGCGATCTGGCTGCCGGAGAGTGCGTTGAGCTGGAAGGCGCGGTCATCCAACTGGCGCAGCCGGTGGCGCGCGGGCACAAATTTGCGCTCGGCCCGATCGCCGAGGGCGAAGACATCATCAAATACGGCCAGCCGATCGGCCATGCGCTCGCGGCCATTGCGCCTGGGGAGCACATTCATTCGCAAAACGTCAAAACCAACCTGAGCGATCTGGACAGCTACCGTTACCAGCCGCAGTTCCCGACGTTGCCGCCGCAGGCGGCGGATCGCGAGGTGCAGCTGTACCGACGGGCCGGCGGCGAAGTGGGGATCCGCAACGAGCTGTGGATCGTGCCGACCGTCGGCTGCGTCAACGGCATCGCCCGTCAGATCCAACAGCGCTTTTTGCAGCAAACGCAGGCGGACGGGATCGACGGCGTTCACCTGTTCAGCCATCCGTTCGGCTGCTCGCAGCTGGGGCAGGATCATGCCAATACTCGCATCATGCTGCAAAATCTGGCGCGCCATCCCAACGCCGGCGCGGTGCTGGTGATCGGGCTGGGTTGCGAGAACAATCAGGTGGATGCCTTTCGCGCCACGTTGGGGATAGAGGACGAGCGGCGGCTGCGCTTTATGGTGTGCCAACAACAGGACGACGAAGTGGAGGCCGGGCTGGCGCTGTTGCACGAGCTGTACCGGGAGATGCGCCACGATCGCCGCGAGCCGGGCCGCCTGAGCGAGCTGAAGTTCGGCCTGGAGTGCGGCGGTTCGGACGGATTGTCGGGTATCACCGCCAACCCGCTGCTGGGGCGGTTCTCCGATTATGCGATCGCCAACGGCGGCACTACGGTGCTGACCGAAGTGCCGGAGATGTTCGGCGCCGAGCGCATTCTGATGAGCCGCTGTCGCGATGGGGAGACCTTCGGCAAAACCGTCGACATGATCAACGATTTCAAACGCTATTTCATTGCCCATCAGCAGCCGATTTATGAGAATCCGTCGCCGGGCAACAAGGCCGGTGGCATCACCACGCTGGAGGAGAAGTCGCTTGGCTGCACCCAAAAGGCGGGGCTAAGCCAGGTGGTGGACGTGTTGAAATACGGCGAGCGGCTGCGCGTGCCGGGGCTGAATCTGCTCAGCGCGCCAGGCAACGATGCGGTGGCGACCAGCGCGCTGGCCGGCGCCGGCTGTCATATGGTGCTGTTCAGCACCGGGCGCGGCACGCCGTACGGCGGCTTTGTGCCGACGGTGAAGCTGGCGACCAACAGCGAGCTGGCGGCGAAGAAACCGCACTGGATCGATTTCGACGCCGGCGGCCTGGTTCACGGCGTGGCGATGGAGACGTTGCTCAGCCGCTTCATCGACCTGATTGTCGAGATCGCCAACGGGCGTCCGGCGCGTAATGAAACCAACGACTTCCGCGAGCTGGCGATATTTAAAAGCGGGGTGACGCTGTAA
- a CDS encoding pirin family protein, whose translation MITCRTAQQCGQADFGWLQARYTFSFGHYFDPKLMGYASLRVLNQEVLAPGASFQPRTYPSVDILNLILQGEAEYRDSDGNTARAKAGEALLLATQPGLSYSEQNVSSDTPLTRLQLWLDACPERNNERVQRLALPAAGNLLLASPDGAQGSLQLRQQVWIHHLDLQPGEEQTLTINGPRAYLQSIHGTIAATGERHEEQRLSCGDGAFVREENRLTIRAETPLRALLIDLPV comes from the coding sequence ATGATTACATGCAGAACAGCACAACAATGCGGGCAAGCTGACTTTGGTTGGCTGCAGGCTCGCTACACCTTTTCCTTTGGTCACTACTTCGATCCCAAACTGATGGGCTACGCGTCGCTGCGGGTGTTGAATCAGGAGGTGCTGGCACCGGGCGCGTCGTTCCAGCCGCGCACCTATCCCAGCGTGGATATCCTGAACCTGATCCTGCAGGGCGAGGCGGAATACCGCGACAGCGACGGCAACACCGCGCGCGCCAAAGCCGGTGAAGCGCTGCTGTTGGCCACCCAGCCGGGCCTGAGTTACAGCGAACAGAACGTCAGCAGCGATACGCCGCTGACCCGCCTGCAGCTGTGGCTGGACGCCTGCCCGGAACGCAATAACGAGCGGGTGCAGCGCCTGGCGCTGCCGGCGGCAGGCAACCTGCTGCTGGCCTCGCCAGACGGCGCGCAGGGCAGCCTGCAGCTGCGCCAGCAGGTTTGGATCCACCATCTCGATCTGCAGCCGGGCGAAGAACAAACGCTGACGATTAACGGGCCGCGCGCCTATTTGCAGTCGATTCACGGCACCATCGCCGCCACCGGCGAGCGCCACGAGGAACAGCGTCTGAGCTGCGGCGACGGCGCCTTCGTGCGTGAGGAGAATCGCCTGACGATCCGCGCCGAGACGCCGCTGCGCGCGCTGCTGATTGACCTGCCGGTGTAA
- a CDS encoding DoxX family protein — MKKLEDAGLLVARILMPILFIVAGYGKMGDAYAGTQQYMQSMGVPGFLLPLTILLEFGGGLAILFGFLTRTVALFTAGFTILTALLFHTDFAEGVNQLMFMKNLTIAGGFIVLAVAGPGGFSIDRLLNKKW; from the coding sequence ATGAAAAAATTAGAAGATGCAGGTTTGCTGGTTGCTCGTATCCTGATGCCAATCCTGTTTATCGTGGCAGGCTACGGCAAAATGGGTGACGCTTACGCCGGAACTCAACAGTACATGCAATCGATGGGCGTGCCTGGCTTCTTGCTGCCGCTGACCATTCTGCTGGAGTTTGGCGGCGGTCTGGCGATCCTGTTCGGCTTCCTGACCCGCACCGTGGCGCTGTTCACTGCCGGTTTCACCATCCTGACCGCGCTGCTGTTCCACACTGATTTTGCGGAAGGCGTAAACCAGCTGATGTTCATGAAAAACCTGACCATCGCCGGCGGCTTCATCGTGTTGGCGGTCGCAGGCCCGGGCGGCTTCAGCATCGACCGTCTTCTGAACAAGAAATGGTAA
- a CDS encoding DUF883 family protein: MAHDSNAENLRAELKSLADTLEEVLNSSTDKPKAELEKLRSKAEGALKETRARLSDAGDKLASQTKQIAGQADDYVRDNPWTGIGIGAAVGVVLGVLLARR, encoded by the coding sequence ATGGCACATGATTCAAATGCAGAAAACTTACGCGCTGAACTGAAGTCCTTAGCCGATACGCTGGAGGAAGTGCTGAACTCCTCCACCGACAAGCCGAAAGCCGAGTTGGAGAAGCTGCGTTCGAAAGCGGAAGGCGCGCTGAAAGAGACCCGCGCTCGCCTGAGCGACGCCGGTGACAAGCTGGCTTCGCAAACCAAACAGATCGCCGGCCAGGCCGACGACTACGTGCGCGACAACCCGTGGACCGGCATCGGTATCGGCGCGGCGGTCGGCGTGGTGTTGGGCGTGCTGCTCGCGCGTCGTTAA
- a CDS encoding DedA family protein yields the protein MDIIKELIHALWLQDFETLANPSLVWTLYILLFMILFLENGLLPAAFLPGDSLLILVGVLIAKGTMGFPLTIVILTVAASLGCWVSYIQGRWLGNTRTVQGWLSHLPAHYHQRAHNLFHRHGLSALLVGRFLAFVRTLLPTIAGLSGLSNARFQFFNWMSGLLWVLILTTLGFALGKTPVFRKYEDQLMFCLMMLPLVLLVVGLVGSLIVLWRKKRANSQNPGKGA from the coding sequence ATGGACATCATTAAAGAACTGATACATGCCTTATGGCTGCAGGATTTTGAGACGCTGGCGAACCCTTCGTTGGTGTGGACCCTCTACATCCTGCTGTTCATGATCCTGTTTTTGGAGAACGGCCTGCTGCCGGCCGCTTTCCTGCCGGGTGACAGCCTGCTGATCCTGGTCGGCGTGCTGATCGCCAAAGGCACCATGGGCTTCCCATTGACCATCGTTATCCTGACCGTCGCCGCCAGCCTGGGGTGCTGGGTCAGTTATATACAAGGCCGGTGGCTCGGCAATACGCGAACGGTGCAAGGCTGGCTTTCGCATCTGCCGGCTCACTACCATCAACGCGCTCACAACCTGTTCCACCGCCACGGCCTTTCCGCCCTGCTGGTCGGCCGCTTCCTGGCCTTCGTGCGCACCCTGCTGCCAACCATCGCCGGCCTGTCCGGCCTGAGCAACGCACGCTTCCAGTTCTTCAACTGGATGAGCGGCCTGCTGTGGGTCTTGATCTTGACGACGCTGGGCTTCGCCCTGGGGAAAACTCCGGTGTTCCGCAAGTATGAAGATCAGCTGATGTTCTGCCTGATGATGTTGCCGCTGGTATTGCTGGTGGTCGGGCTGGTCGGCTCGTTGATCGTGTTGTGGCGCAAGAAGCGCGCCAACAGCCAGAACCCGGGGAAAGGGGCGTGA
- a CDS encoding glutathione S-transferase family protein, which yields MGQLVDGVWQDIWYDTKSTGGRFKRSTAQFRNWVTADGQPGEHGAGGFQAEAGRYHLYVSLACPWAHRTLLMRKLKGLEQIIPVSVVHPLMLENGWTFGQDFPETTGDPLYHADFLYQIYLRADPHYSGRVTVPVLWDKQRQTIVSNESADIIRMFNSAFDGVGARAGDYYPTDLRGKIDELNGWIYDQVNNGVYKAGFATSQEAYDEAVNGVFNALERLEQILGQHRYLTGDRLTEADLRLWTTLVRFDPVYVTHFKCDKHRISDYLNLYGFLRDIYQMPGIAETVSLPHIRNHYYRSHATINPHGIISIGPAQDLDEPHGRDQRFG from the coding sequence ATGGGACAACTCGTCGATGGCGTTTGGCAAGACATCTGGTATGACACGAAATCTACCGGCGGCCGTTTCAAACGTTCAACCGCTCAGTTTCGCAATTGGGTGACCGCCGACGGTCAGCCCGGCGAACACGGCGCGGGCGGCTTCCAGGCCGAAGCGGGCCGTTATCACCTGTACGTTTCTCTCGCCTGCCCCTGGGCGCACCGCACGCTGCTGATGCGCAAACTGAAAGGGCTGGAGCAGATCATTCCGGTCTCGGTGGTGCACCCGCTGATGCTGGAAAACGGCTGGACCTTCGGCCAGGATTTTCCTGAAACCACCGGCGATCCGCTGTATCACGCCGACTTCCTGTACCAGATCTACCTGCGGGCAGACCCGCACTACAGCGGGCGCGTGACCGTGCCGGTGCTGTGGGATAAACAGCGGCAAACCATCGTCAGTAACGAATCCGCCGACATCATCCGCATGTTCAACAGCGCGTTTGACGGCGTCGGCGCTCGGGCTGGGGACTACTACCCGACCGATCTGCGCGGCAAGATCGATGAGCTGAACGGCTGGATTTACGATCAAGTGAACAACGGCGTGTACAAGGCCGGTTTCGCCACCAGCCAGGAAGCCTATGACGAAGCGGTCAACGGGGTATTCAACGCGCTGGAGCGCCTTGAGCAGATCCTGGGGCAACATCGCTACCTGACCGGCGATCGGCTGACCGAAGCCGACCTGCGTCTGTGGACCACGCTGGTGCGTTTCGATCCGGTGTACGTCACCCACTTCAAGTGCGACAAACACCGCATCAGCGACTATCTGAACCTGTACGGCTTCCTGCGCGACATCTATCAGATGCCGGGCATCGCCGAGACGGTCAGCCTGCCGCACATTCGCAACCACTACTACCGCAGCCATGCCACCATCAACCCGCACGGCATCATTTCCATCGGGCCGGCGCAGGATCTGGACGAGCCGCACGGCCGCGACCAGCGCTTCGGTTAA